From a single Desulfobulbaceae bacterium DB1 genomic region:
- a CDS encoding tRNA uridine-5-carboxymethylaminomethyl(34) synthesis GTPase MnmE, which translates to MSETTTDTIALPSVDATITAIATPPGPGGIGIIRISGSRSLRILTEIFSPATPPASFLSHRLCYGWIKNPRTGRIIDEVLAVFMRAPRTYTREDVVEIHCHGSFLVLQEILALIINLGAVAAEPGEFTKRAFLNGRIDLTQAEAVIDLLQAKTSEGLGMAMAQLQGRMGELVSGIRASLINLRAIIEVAIDFPDDDVEIIKAEAMGRQLEDEIILPLRTLIQSAGQGKIFRDGISVIILGQPNVGKSSLLNALLKEERAIVTAVPGTTRDTIEEFLDIKGIPVRIVDTAGIRDNAEEVEEIGIERARRKLAQADVVLLLVDGTQPPQPADIKLYESIGSKKRLLLINKTDIAEPSASLFRQAFPDTAPIHISAKTHAGIDDLEDGLFQLVTGTAHWDPGHSCIPNVRHRTSLEKALNACENVKNGLTTGLPADLLAIELQTALDHLGDIIGETTTEDILDVIFEQFCIGK; encoded by the coding sequence ATGTCTGAAACCACGACCGACACCATTGCATTGCCAAGCGTTGATGCGACCATAACCGCCATCGCCACCCCTCCCGGACCGGGAGGGATCGGCATTATCCGCATCAGCGGCAGCCGGTCCCTGCGGATCCTCACCGAAATCTTTTCTCCCGCGACCCCCCCGGCATCATTCCTCAGTCACCGGCTCTGCTACGGCTGGATCAAAAATCCCCGTACCGGCCGGATAATCGACGAGGTGCTGGCTGTTTTCATGCGCGCTCCCCGCACCTACACCAGGGAAGATGTCGTTGAAATTCACTGCCACGGCAGTTTTCTGGTTCTCCAGGAAATACTGGCGCTCATCATTAACCTCGGGGCCGTTGCCGCCGAACCGGGCGAATTCACCAAAAGGGCCTTTCTCAACGGCCGTATCGACCTCACCCAGGCGGAAGCGGTTATCGATCTGCTCCAGGCCAAAACAAGCGAGGGTCTGGGGATGGCCATGGCCCAGCTGCAGGGACGGATGGGCGAGCTGGTGAGCGGCATCCGTGCCTCGCTTATCAACCTGCGGGCGATTATCGAAGTCGCCATCGATTTCCCGGATGACGACGTGGAGATCATCAAGGCCGAGGCCATGGGGCGCCAGCTGGAGGATGAGATCATTCTTCCCCTGCGCACATTGATTCAATCAGCCGGCCAGGGGAAAATCTTTCGGGACGGCATCTCGGTCATCATCCTCGGCCAGCCCAATGTCGGCAAATCAAGCCTGTTGAACGCGCTGCTCAAGGAGGAACGGGCGATTGTCACCGCGGTTCCAGGCACGACCCGCGACACCATAGAGGAATTTCTCGACATCAAGGGCATTCCCGTGCGCATCGTCGATACCGCCGGCATCCGCGACAATGCGGAAGAGGTTGAGGAAATCGGCATCGAACGCGCCCGACGAAAACTGGCGCAAGCCGATGTGGTGCTGCTTCTGGTGGACGGCACCCAACCGCCCCAACCAGCCGATATCAAGCTGTACGAATCAATCGGCTCAAAAAAGCGACTGCTGCTCATCAATAAAACAGATATTGCCGAACCGTCGGCTTCATTGTTTCGCCAGGCCTTTCCGGACACCGCCCCCATTCATATTTCCGCCAAAACCCATGCCGGTATCGACGATTTGGAAGATGGCCTGTTTCAACTGGTCACCGGCACCGCGCATTGGGACCCCGGCCATTCCTGCATTCCCAACGTCCGGCATCGAACTTCTCTTGAAAAAGCGCTCAATGCATGCGAAAATGTTAAAAATGGCCTCACGACCGGGCTGCCGGCCGATCTGCTGGCCATTGAACTGCAGACCGCCCTTGACCATCTGGGCGATATTATCGGCGAAACGACCACGGAAGACATACTGGACGTGATCTTTGAGCAATTCTGCATAGGAAAATAA
- a CDS encoding rubredoxin: MKKYRCSVCGYIYDPAVGDADSGVAAGTAFEDLPDGWTCPVCGAEKDAFEPVD, translated from the coding sequence ATGAAAAAATATCGATGCTCGGTGTGCGGCTATATCTATGATCCGGCGGTAGGTGATGCGGACAGCGGTGTTGCCGCCGGGACCGCTTTTGAGGATCTGCCGGACGGCTGGACCTGCCCGGTCTGCGGTGCGGAAAAGGATGCCTTTGAGCCGGTTGATTAG
- a CDS encoding hypoxanthine phosphoribosyltransferase, which produces MKKIILDRQKIAERVTELGRQISHDFRNDQLILIGVLNGAFIFMADLARAIDLPLQIDFIRVASYGMKSSSGRLAFMKDVELPLDGKNILLVEDIIDTGRTITRLKQHFQAKGAASVRVCALIDKKERREVEVEADYTGFSVPEGFLVGYGLDFAEQHRNLADVYHLDPAGES; this is translated from the coding sequence ATGAAAAAAATCATCTTGGACCGTCAAAAAATCGCAGAAAGGGTGACGGAACTCGGCCGCCAAATCAGCCACGACTTCCGCAACGACCAGCTCATCCTGATCGGCGTCCTGAACGGCGCCTTTATCTTCATGGCCGATCTGGCCCGCGCCATCGACCTGCCGCTGCAGATCGATTTTATCCGGGTGGCAAGTTACGGCATGAAAAGCTCATCAGGCCGGCTCGCTTTCATGAAAGACGTGGAACTCCCTCTTGACGGCAAAAATATTCTGCTGGTGGAAGACATTATCGACACCGGCCGGACCATTACCCGCCTGAAACAGCACTTTCAGGCCAAGGGCGCGGCAAGCGTCCGGGTCTGCGCCCTTATCGACAAAAAGGAACGGCGGGAGGTGGAGGTCGAGGCGGATTACACCGGCTTTTCCGTTCCCGAGGGCTTTCTCGTCGGCTACGGGCTTGACTTTGCCGAACAGCACCGCAACCTTGCCGATGTTTATCACCTGGACCCTGCCGGGGAGTCGTGA
- a CDS encoding adenosylmethionine--8-amino-7-oxononanoate transaminase, which translates to MHPTLQDRDRKHLWHPYTQMHDYADRDLLLIDRADGLMLYDDKGRGYYDTISSWWCILHGHNHPTITKKIKRQLDRLDQVLLAGTSHAPAIELAEKLIKITPPELTKVFYSDNGSTACEVALKMSLQYWRHRGRPERNRFVALERGYHGDTIGTMSLGGVPDFHQEFAAILFDSHTVPSPSCYRCPMQQQPADCRLECLDPLEKLLDEQGNTIAAMIIEPLIQAAGGMRIYPARYLNRLAELTARHSVHLILDEVATGFGRTGTMFAFEQAGITPDFLCLSKGLTGGMLPMAATVTTDAIYDAFYGPYTENRTFFHGHTFTGNPLAAAAALGSLQVFADEKPFERMAATIPHLHRKMARFLDLPWVGDLRCLGMICALELVKDKASREPFTFAERVGWPIYLKGLEEGLILRPLGNIIYLWLPLSATTADIDDITERMWRVLSDERNISGRRKK; encoded by the coding sequence ATGCACCCCACCCTGCAGGACCGGGACCGCAAGCATCTGTGGCACCCGTACACCCAGATGCACGACTATGCCGACCGCGACCTTCTCCTCATCGACCGGGCCGACGGGCTGATGCTCTACGATGACAAGGGCCGCGGTTATTATGACACCATTTCTTCCTGGTGGTGCATCCTGCACGGCCACAACCATCCAACCATCACAAAGAAAATCAAGCGGCAACTGGACCGGCTGGACCAGGTGCTGCTGGCCGGCACCAGCCACGCCCCGGCAATCGAACTCGCCGAAAAACTGATTAAAATCACCCCGCCGGAGCTGACCAAGGTTTTTTATTCGGACAACGGCTCCACTGCCTGCGAGGTGGCCCTGAAAATGAGCCTGCAGTACTGGCGGCATCGCGGCCGGCCGGAACGCAACCGCTTTGTCGCCCTGGAACGCGGCTACCACGGCGACACCATCGGCACCATGAGCCTCGGCGGCGTGCCTGATTTTCACCAGGAATTTGCCGCAATCCTCTTTGATTCCCACACCGTTCCGTCGCCTTCCTGCTACCGCTGCCCCATGCAACAACAGCCTGCCGACTGCCGTCTGGAGTGTCTCGACCCCCTGGAAAAACTGCTGGACGAGCAAGGAAACACCATCGCCGCCATGATCATCGAGCCGCTCATCCAGGCGGCGGGCGGCATGCGCATCTATCCGGCGCGGTACCTGAACAGGCTGGCGGAACTGACCGCCCGCCACTCCGTTCATCTTATCCTGGACGAGGTGGCCACCGGTTTTGGCCGCACCGGCACGATGTTCGCCTTTGAGCAAGCCGGCATCACCCCCGACTTTCTTTGTCTTTCCAAGGGCCTGACCGGCGGCATGCTGCCCATGGCGGCGACCGTCACCACCGATGCCATCTATGACGCCTTTTACGGGCCGTACACCGAAAACAGAACCTTTTTCCACGGACACACCTTTACCGGCAATCCGCTGGCCGCGGCCGCCGCTCTCGGCTCCCTGCAGGTATTTGCCGACGAAAAACCCTTTGAGCGCATGGCCGCCACCATTCCCCATCTGCACCGGAAAATGGCCCGTTTTCTCGATCTTCCCTGGGTGGGCGACCTGCGCTGCTTGGGCATGATCTGCGCCTTGGAACTGGTAAAGGACAAAGCGAGCCGCGAACCGTTCACCTTTGCCGAGCGGGTGGGCTGGCCCATCTACCTCAAAGGCCTGGAGGAAGGCCTCATCCTGCGCCCCTTAGGCAACATCATCTATCTCTGGCTGCCCCTCTCAGCGACAACAGCCGATATTGACGACATTACGGAAAGAATGTGGCGGGTTCTTTCCGACGAGAGGAATATTTCCGGCCGGCGGAAAAAATGA
- a CDS encoding restriction endonuclease — translation MNDKNDYIKAAHQIIVSLGLPRAQQNERSALCLLALLNLTPGKRWAAAENPLVGITPIMDWARKYYDKDYAPNTRETVRRQTMHQFCDAGIALYNPDKPDRPVNSPKAVYQVEPGALALLRQFGTKAWHNALATYLANRETLVARYAKERNQNRIPVEIAPGKKITLSPGEHSELIRAIIEDFAPRFAPGSVLVYAGDTGDKWGYFNAPLLSELGVEVDSHGKMPDVVLHYTEKNWLLLVESVTSHGPVDGKRHDELANLFAGSNAGLVYVTAFPNRAIMGRYLSEIAWETEVWVADAPSHLIHFNGARFLGPYNES, via the coding sequence ATGAACGACAAAAACGATTACATCAAGGCCGCTCACCAAATCATCGTTTCACTGGGTCTACCGCGGGCACAACAAAACGAACGTTCTGCGCTTTGCCTTCTGGCCCTGCTAAATCTTACGCCTGGCAAGAGATGGGCTGCCGCTGAAAATCCGCTTGTCGGAATCACGCCCATAATGGATTGGGCACGGAAGTACTACGACAAGGATTATGCTCCAAACACCCGCGAGACTGTCCGCCGTCAGACGATGCACCAGTTCTGTGATGCTGGTATCGCATTATATAATCCGGATAAGCCTGACCGCCCGGTAAACAGCCCTAAAGCGGTTTATCAGGTAGAACCAGGCGCGTTGGCTCTGCTACGCCAGTTTGGCACTAAGGCATGGCATAACGCATTGGCAACTTATCTGGCTAATCGAGAAACATTAGTCGCCCGTTATGCAAAGGAACGAAACCAGAACCGTATACCAGTTGAGATTGCCCCTGGAAAGAAAATCACCCTCAGTCCCGGCGAGCATAGCGAACTTATCCGGGCAATCATTGAGGACTTTGCCCCGCGCTTCGCGCCGGGCAGTGTGCTTGTTTATGCAGGAGATACCGGCGACAAATGGGGCTACTTCAATGCTCCTCTACTGTCTGAATTGGGTGTCGAGGTTGATTCTCATGGTAAAATGCCTGATGTAGTACTGCACTACACCGAGAAAAATTGGTTGTTATTGGTTGAGTCAGTTACCAGCCATGGACCGGTTGATGGCAAACGGCACGACGAGCTTGCTAATCTCTTTGCTGGTTCTAATGCCGGATTGGTCTATGTGACCGCTTTCCCAAACCGTGCAATCATGGGGCGATATCTATCGGAAATAGCATGGGAAACAGAAGTGTGGGTAGCTGATGCTCCGTCTCACCTAATTCACTTTAACGGCGCACGCTTTCTTGGGCCATACAATGAGTCTTAA
- a CDS encoding SAM-dependent methyltransferase: MHHLLTTVEQNRLRVSKNTDAQRKSQFGQFFTPAKTAAFMASLFPVAKGSCHLLDAGAGIGSLSAAFLERWFSGDFLFGRIALDVFEIDASLHPYLTQTLAKYRNNPDFALTVRKTDFIHAAVDYLSGSLFAEPLPKYTHAILNPPYKKINSNSAHRLALRRVGIETVNLYSAFMALAVALSAPGGQVVAIIPRSFCNGPYYRPFREFIFERTAIRHMHLFESRSKAFKDDAVLQENIIIRLERNGQQGPVTVSTSTDDTFTDLATHEYPFDQIVYPDDSEGFIHVPTSFNQNIEISSAISCTLVDLGLMISTGPVVDFRLKAHLCDMPVEGTVPLLYPGHFTSSGTIWPVAGMKKPNAILRNGETEKWLYPSGFYCVVRRFSSKEEKRRIVASVVDPRDFDNAPVLGFENHLNLFHENKRGLPELVAHGLAAYLNSTVVDENFRRFSGHTQVNATDLKLMRYPSRDALIELGNWAMQHKELTQTMIDDKIGKLTA, encoded by the coding sequence ATTCATCACTTGTTGACAACAGTTGAACAAAATAGACTGCGAGTATCAAAAAATACCGATGCGCAAAGAAAATCGCAATTCGGGCAGTTTTTTACGCCAGCAAAAACCGCAGCTTTCATGGCTAGCCTATTTCCTGTCGCTAAGGGGAGTTGTCATTTGCTCGATGCTGGAGCGGGAATTGGTTCGCTTTCGGCCGCTTTTTTGGAAAGATGGTTTTCCGGGGATTTTCTTTTTGGGCGGATAGCACTGGATGTTTTTGAAATTGATGCTTCCCTACACCCTTATCTAACTCAGACATTGGCGAAATACAGAAACAATCCAGACTTTGCCTTAACGGTCCGAAAAACCGATTTTATACACGCCGCTGTTGACTATCTCTCCGGCAGTCTTTTCGCGGAACCACTCCCCAAATATACTCATGCCATCCTTAACCCGCCTTACAAAAAGATCAACAGTAATTCCGCACACCGTCTTGCCTTGCGCCGTGTCGGTATCGAGACGGTGAATTTGTATTCGGCCTTTATGGCACTAGCTGTTGCTCTATCCGCGCCAGGCGGACAGGTCGTTGCGATCATTCCTCGCAGTTTCTGTAATGGGCCGTATTACCGCCCATTTCGTGAATTCATCTTTGAACGCACTGCCATCCGGCACATGCATCTGTTTGAGTCACGTAGCAAGGCATTCAAGGATGATGCGGTACTGCAAGAGAACATCATCATCCGGCTTGAGCGTAACGGGCAACAAGGGCCAGTGACCGTTTCCACATCGACTGATGACACTTTCACCGACCTTGCCACACACGAATACCCATTTGATCAGATCGTATATCCCGACGACTCGGAAGGGTTTATTCACGTGCCGACGTCTTTCAATCAAAACATCGAAATATCCTCAGCTATCAGCTGCACGCTGGTTGATCTAGGCCTTATGATCTCAACCGGCCCGGTTGTCGATTTCCGCCTAAAAGCCCACCTTTGCGATATGCCTGTGGAGGGTACCGTTCCATTGCTATACCCCGGCCACTTTACCAGCAGCGGCACAATATGGCCTGTTGCAGGGATGAAGAAGCCAAACGCTATCCTGCGCAATGGGGAAACCGAAAAATGGCTTTATCCCAGCGGCTTTTATTGCGTGGTGCGACGGTTCTCTTCCAAGGAGGAAAAACGCCGAATCGTGGCGAGTGTGGTAGACCCGAGAGACTTTGATAACGCGCCGGTTTTGGGTTTCGAGAATCACCTGAACTTGTTTCACGAGAATAAACGCGGTTTGCCAGAGCTGGTGGCGCATGGTCTGGCTGCGTACCTCAATTCTACCGTTGTTGATGAAAATTTCAGGCGTTTCAGCGGCCACACACAAGTCAATGCTACTGACCTCAAGCTGATGAGATACCCGAGCCGTGACGCACTAATTGAGCTTGGCAACTGGGCCATGCAACACAAGGAACTTACACAGACGATGATTGACGACAAGATAGGGAAGCTCACCGCATGA
- a CDS encoding preprotein translocase subunit Tim44 has protein sequence MLLFLGLIFIEGGITADYADARSRSGGRSFSRTAPVQKSPTTTQQSTVTKKSSFGSGLAGGLLGGALGAMLFGGLFGMGGSGLGILPFILLAVAGYFLFKRFSARPVSATMPGFQPPPDFSGFASSGSTAGAASAGPAQGLSLIRQTDPGFNEKHFVEVASDVFFQVQAGWMRRDLSSYRHLLGNELAEQYERHFEEMRGKGQINKLENISIRTVEVLDAGKQDQEDFVTVRFTANLLDYTVDDKSGALISGNMTQPVKFAEDWTWARPQGTEDWKLEGIETVNE, from the coding sequence CTGCTTCTTTTTCTGGGTCTTATCTTCATAGAGGGCGGGATCACCGCCGACTATGCCGATGCCCGTTCCCGTTCCGGCGGCCGCAGTTTCAGCCGCACGGCCCCTGTGCAGAAGTCTCCGACCACCACCCAGCAGAGTACGGTCACTAAAAAATCAAGTTTCGGCAGCGGCCTTGCCGGCGGACTTCTGGGCGGTGCGCTCGGCGCCATGCTTTTCGGCGGCCTGTTCGGCATGGGCGGCTCCGGGCTCGGCATCCTGCCGTTCATCCTTCTTGCCGTGGCAGGTTATTTCCTGTTCAAACGTTTTTCCGCGCGGCCGGTTTCGGCAACCATGCCCGGCTTCCAGCCGCCGCCGGACTTCAGCGGCTTTGCTTCTTCCGGCTCCACGGCGGGCGCCGCTTCAGCAGGTCCGGCCCAGGGGCTTTCCCTGATTCGCCAAACCGATCCGGGCTTTAATGAAAAACATTTTGTCGAAGTGGCCTCCGACGTGTTCTTTCAGGTACAGGCCGGCTGGATGCGGCGCGATCTCTCCTCGTACCGCCATCTGCTCGGCAATGAGCTGGCCGAGCAGTATGAACGGCATTTCGAGGAAATGCGCGGCAAGGGCCAGATCAACAAGCTGGAAAACATCTCCATCCGCACCGTGGAGGTTCTTGACGCGGGCAAGCAGGATCAGGAAGACTTTGTCACCGTCCGCTTTACCGCAAATCTTCTGGATTATACCGTTGACGACAAAAGCGGCGCACTGATCTCCGGCAACATGACCCAGCCGGTAAAATTTGCCGAGGACTGGACCTGGGCGCGGCCCCAGGGCACCGAGGACTGGAAGCTTGAAGGGATTGAAACGGTGAACGAATAA
- a CDS encoding mechanosensitive ion channel protein MscL gives MIKEFKEFAMRGNVVDMAVGIIIGGAFGKIVSSLVSDVIMPPIGMLLGSIDFSELAITLQDKTAEAEAVAIKYGVFINTILDFVIVAFAIFMVIKQMNRFKKKEEAPVAEPTTKDCPKCFTPIHIKATRCPNCTSEL, from the coding sequence ATGATCAAGGAATTTAAAGAATTTGCCATGCGCGGCAATGTTGTTGATATGGCGGTTGGTATCATTATCGGCGGGGCGTTCGGCAAGATTGTCAGTTCGCTTGTCAGCGACGTCATCATGCCGCCCATCGGAATGCTGCTGGGCAGCATCGATTTTTCCGAGCTGGCAATCACGCTGCAGGACAAGACGGCCGAGGCGGAGGCCGTTGCCATCAAATATGGTGTCTTCATCAACACCATTCTTGATTTTGTTATCGTCGCCTTTGCCATCTTCATGGTCATCAAGCAAATGAACCGTTTCAAGAAAAAAGAAGAAGCTCCGGTGGCCGAACCGACGACCAAGGATTGCCCGAAATGCTTCACTCCCATTCACATCAAGGCGACACGCTGCCCGAACTGCACTTCCGAGCTGTAA